One region of Salinirubrum litoreum genomic DNA includes:
- a CDS encoding branched-chain amino acid ABC transporter permease, with amino-acid sequence MGVSDTYTRGREMVVERPMAVVVGAVGVLVLLDLARQLATGSMAVSRLLTLLTDGIVVGLAVGLAGIGLSMTYSILNFANFGHGDYVTSGAFTGWAVAYIVAGIGTVSFGDLVLIEANNIGLNISQSPVAVLLGLVAAGVGTIALSLVLDRVVYRPMRDSDGISLLIASIGVALALRYLIAFVWKTGTKGVTASPAKIDLAGVTFTSHELTLVFGSAGLMLGVHLLLQRTKLGKAMRAMADNKSLARVTGIPTERVIRMTWIIGGGLTGIAGYLLVLERGTMSFSFGWVLLLLIFAAVILGGIGSIYGAMAGGLIIGVVDAMSIIWLPSGLTRAAAFLILIVVLLIKPEGLFGGVKTA; translated from the coding sequence ATGGGAGTGAGTGATACATACACGCGGGGGCGGGAGATGGTCGTCGAGCGACCGATGGCGGTCGTCGTCGGCGCTGTCGGCGTTCTCGTCCTCTTGGACCTCGCCAGACAGCTCGCCACCGGGTCGATGGCGGTCTCCAGACTGCTGACCCTGTTGACCGACGGGATCGTCGTCGGGCTGGCGGTCGGGCTCGCCGGCATCGGGTTGTCCATGACGTACAGCATCCTGAATTTCGCCAACTTCGGCCACGGCGACTACGTGACGAGCGGCGCGTTCACCGGCTGGGCGGTCGCGTACATCGTCGCCGGCATCGGGACCGTCTCCTTCGGCGACCTCGTCCTGATCGAAGCGAACAACATCGGCCTCAACATCAGCCAGTCGCCGGTCGCCGTCCTCCTGGGGTTGGTCGCGGCGGGCGTCGGCACCATCGCGCTGTCGCTCGTCTTGGACCGGGTGGTCTACCGGCCGATGCGTGACTCGGACGGCATCTCGTTGTTGATCGCCAGCATCGGTGTCGCGCTGGCGCTCCGGTACCTGATCGCGTTCGTCTGGAAGACCGGCACGAAGGGTGTCACGGCCAGTCCGGCGAAGATCGACCTCGCGGGCGTCACCTTCACGAGCCACGAACTGACGCTGGTGTTCGGGTCGGCTGGGTTGATGCTCGGCGTCCACCTCCTGCTCCAGCGGACGAAACTGGGGAAGGCGATGCGCGCGATGGCCGACAACAAGAGCCTCGCCCGCGTCACCGGCATCCCGACCGAGCGCGTCATCCGGATGACGTGGATCATCGGCGGCGGCCTGACCGGCATCGCGGGCTACCTGCTCGTCTTGGAACGCGGGACGATGTCGTTCAGCTTCGGGTGGGTGCTGCTCCTCCTGATCTTCGCGGCGGTCATCCTCGGCGGCATCGGCTCCATCTACGGCGCGATGGCCGGCGGCCTGATCATCGGCGTCGTCGACGCGATGTCGATCATCTGGCTCCCGTCGGGGCTGACGCGGGCGGCGGCGTTCCTCATCCTGATCGTCGTGCTCCTGATCAAACCCGAAGGGCTGTTCGGGGGGGTGAAGACAGCATGA
- a CDS encoding DUF447 domain-containing protein codes for MSDDANSGGDQQWLGDSPTGWPTPLRGVTESVVATLGPNDLWNLAALGLHAPDSSSESASEYVTATTWGRTRTYRNFRRRGGGVVQFVTDPRDFVDAALTIREESEPVLASADAWVEVAVEAVDSGESGGTEWTEWRLEPTDSGVEQQGVRTINRGFAAVIDATVAVSRLDVDAYDTEVLLDRLDYFAETVERCGGPAEREAFERVDAVSDWRSRRE; via the coding sequence GTGAGCGACGACGCGAACTCGGGAGGTGACCAGCAGTGGCTCGGCGACAGCCCCACCGGGTGGCCGACCCCGCTCCGGGGCGTCACCGAGTCGGTCGTCGCCACGCTCGGTCCGAACGACCTGTGGAACCTCGCGGCGCTGGGTCTGCACGCGCCCGATTCGTCTTCGGAGTCCGCGAGCGAGTACGTCACCGCCACGACGTGGGGCCGGACGCGAACGTACCGCAACTTCCGGCGGCGGGGTGGCGGTGTCGTCCAGTTCGTCACCGACCCACGGGACTTCGTGGACGCCGCGCTGACGATCCGTGAGGAGTCCGAACCTGTCCTCGCGTCGGCCGACGCCTGGGTCGAGGTCGCGGTCGAGGCGGTCGATAGCGGGGAGTCCGGCGGGACCGAGTGGACCGAGTGGCGACTGGAGCCGACCGACTCGGGGGTCGAGCAGCAGGGGGTGCGGACGATCAACCGCGGGTTCGCGGCGGTGATCGACGCGACCGTGGCCGTCTCGCGGCTGGACGTGGACGCCTACGACACCGAGGTCCTGCTGGACCGCTTGGACTACTTCGCCGAGACGGTCGAGCGATGCGGCGGGCCGGCAGAACGCGAGGCGTTCGAGCGCGTCGACGCGGTGTCCGACTGGCGGTCCCGTCGGGAGTGA
- a CDS encoding branched-chain amino acid ABC transporter permease — MSAEQEGIGARIESLFGGNDFLMVVAAMAFIYACFLAVTIAIGLNTVGTVNTLRNVTFFVAAYAMLVLALNLHWGYTGLFNIGVAGFMAVGVYTMGILTAPPGGTPPGLGLPLWVGIIGGMLGAAIVGGIAALPALRLEADYLAIVTVAFSEIIRLAVNSNTLQEFTILGTTLGTGGGRGISYPRPSEPIRAVFYQDPSSPASATTPLGESIFTFFEGFGITSSVVVDSVYTVAIILVALLFYWLLTRIGNSPFGRVLKAIREDELVASSLGKDTRLFKIKAFMVGCALMGLGGILWLGASGFVNPLSFRPNITFYIFIALIIGGAGSNTGAVLGGAVFSALLFLLPQLINQNAGQFIERGVTPDTIVGALAPIASADLLPLVAYAVENMASLRFVVVGLLLIYLMQNRPEGLLGHRSEVASAVDLSERTSRPADARPATDGGETDE; from the coding sequence ATGAGCGCCGAACAGGAGGGAATCGGCGCGCGGATCGAGTCGCTGTTCGGCGGGAACGACTTCCTGATGGTCGTCGCCGCGATGGCGTTCATCTACGCCTGCTTCCTCGCCGTGACGATCGCCATCGGCCTGAACACCGTCGGGACGGTCAACACCCTGCGGAACGTGACGTTCTTCGTCGCCGCCTACGCGATGCTGGTGCTCGCGCTGAACCTCCACTGGGGGTACACCGGGCTGTTCAACATCGGCGTCGCGGGCTTCATGGCGGTCGGCGTCTACACGATGGGCATCCTGACCGCACCGCCCGGCGGGACGCCGCCGGGACTCGGTCTCCCGCTGTGGGTCGGCATCATCGGCGGGATGCTCGGTGCGGCCATCGTCGGCGGCATCGCGGCGCTGCCGGCACTGCGACTCGAAGCCGACTACCTCGCCATCGTGACGGTGGCGTTCTCCGAGATCATCCGCCTCGCGGTGAACTCCAACACCTTACAGGAGTTCACGATTCTGGGGACGACCCTCGGCACCGGCGGCGGGCGCGGCATCTCGTACCCGCGCCCGTCCGAGCCGATCCGGGCCGTCTTCTACCAGGACCCGAGCAGTCCGGCGTCGGCGACGACACCGCTCGGGGAGTCGATATTCACGTTCTTCGAGGGGTTCGGCATCACGTCGAGCGTGGTGGTCGACAGCGTCTACACGGTGGCGATCATCCTCGTCGCGCTCCTCTTCTACTGGCTCCTCACTCGGATCGGCAACTCGCCGTTCGGCCGGGTGTTGAAGGCGATCCGCGAGGACGAACTCGTCGCCTCCTCGCTCGGGAAGGACACGCGCCTGTTCAAGATCAAGGCGTTCATGGTCGGCTGTGCGCTGATGGGGCTGGGCGGGATCCTGTGGCTCGGTGCCTCCGGGTTCGTGAACCCCCTCTCCTTCCGGCCGAACATCACCTTCTACATCTTCATCGCACTGATCATCGGCGGTGCCGGGTCGAACACCGGCGCGGTGCTCGGCGGCGCGGTGTTCTCCGCGCTCCTGTTCCTCCTGCCGCAGTTGATCAACCAGAACGCGGGGCAGTTCATCGAACGCGGCGTGACGCCCGACACCATCGTCGGCGCACTCGCGCCGATCGCCAGCGCGGACCTGCTCCCGCTGGTCGCCTACGCGGTGGAGAACATGGCCTCGCTCCGGTTCGTCGTCGTCGGCCTCCTGTTGATCTACCTGATGCAGAACCGGCCGGAGGGCCTGCTCGGCCACCGGTCCGAGGTCGCCTCGGCTGTCGATCTCTCGGAGCGCACGAGCCGACCGGCGGATGCTCGGCCGGCGACAGACGGAGGTGAGACCGATGAGTGA
- the cofD gene encoding 2-phospho-L-lactate transferase, protein MTTFLAGGTGTPKLLDGLTDPGRSSVFDPTETVVVGNTGDDVELGGLLVCPDLDTVLFHGGGVIDRERWWGIADDTTETNAELHRLADAAGLDGGPRYLPPEAQTEGREIARWRRFSGIAEFMEIGDRDRAVHLTRTSLLDEGQSLTEVTATLADAFDLPYRLLPMSDDPVATIVHTDEGAMHFQEFWVARRAVPGVEDVEFRGSETASPTDETLAALRDPVVIGPSNPVTSLGPMLALPGVEQALAETPVVAVSPFVEDRVFSGPADDLMRGVGYEASTRGVAEAYPFADAFVLDSEDGTDLDASTDDDREPVVVRTDTGIEGPADAARVRHAVADAFAELGVEAS, encoded by the coding sequence ATGACGACGTTTCTCGCCGGGGGGACCGGCACCCCCAAACTGCTCGACGGGCTGACCGACCCCGGCCGGTCGAGTGTCTTCGATCCCACCGAGACGGTCGTCGTCGGCAACACCGGCGACGACGTGGAACTCGGTGGCCTGCTCGTCTGTCCCGATCTTGACACCGTCCTCTTCCACGGCGGCGGCGTGATCGACCGCGAGCGGTGGTGGGGCATCGCCGACGACACGACCGAGACGAACGCCGAACTCCACCGCCTCGCGGACGCGGCGGGACTCGACGGCGGGCCGCGCTACCTCCCGCCCGAGGCACAGACCGAGGGCCGCGAGATCGCCCGGTGGCGGCGATTCTCGGGGATCGCGGAGTTCATGGAGATCGGCGACCGTGACCGGGCGGTCCACCTCACCCGGACGAGTTTGCTCGACGAGGGCCAGAGCCTCACCGAGGTCACGGCGACGCTCGCCGACGCGTTCGACCTCCCGTACCGACTCCTGCCGATGTCCGACGACCCGGTCGCCACCATCGTCCACACCGACGAGGGGGCGATGCACTTCCAGGAGTTCTGGGTCGCCCGGCGAGCAGTGCCCGGAGTCGAAGACGTGGAGTTCCGGGGGAGTGAGACCGCCAGTCCGACCGACGAGACGCTCGCGGCGCTCCGCGATCCGGTGGTGATCGGCCCCTCGAACCCCGTGACGAGCCTCGGGCCGATGCTGGCACTCCCCGGTGTGGAGCAGGCGCTCGCCGAGACACCGGTCGTCGCCGTCTCGCCGTTCGTCGAGGACCGAGTGTTCTCCGGCCCGGCGGACGACCTGATGCGCGGGGTCGGCTACGAAGCCAGCACGCGCGGGGTGGCCGAGGCGTACCCCTTCGCGGACGCGTTCGTCCTCGACAGCGAGGACGGGACCGACCTCGACGCATCGACGGACGACGACCGGGAGCCGGTCGTCGTCAGGACCGACACGGGGATCGAGGGACCGGCGGACGCGGCGCGCGTCAGGCACGCGGTCGCCGACGCGTTCGCGGAACTGGGGGTCGAGGCGTCGTGA
- a CDS encoding ABC transporter ATP-binding protein, translated as MSTDDHAESTETTDAETTPTAGASTDASAVTGDLLRVQGLDAGYGELQILDGVDLDVDSGEYVTIVGPNGAGKSTVMKSVFGLTTYMGGSITFDGEEISGENPEEIIHHGLGYVPQNENVFSSLTVRENLEMGAYILDEVPQDRLNEVFERFPILEERQQQKAGTLSGGQRQMLAMGRALMLDPKLLMLDEPSAGLAPDLVDDMFDRIDEINESGTAVLMVEQNAKEALRRCDRGYVLVQGGNRYMDDGDVLLHDEEVRQEFLGG; from the coding sequence ATGAGTACCGACGACCACGCAGAGAGTACGGAGACGACCGACGCGGAGACCACTCCCACGGCGGGAGCGAGCACCGACGCGAGTGCGGTGACGGGCGACCTCCTGCGCGTGCAGGGGTTGGACGCCGGCTACGGCGAACTCCAGATCCTCGACGGCGTCGATCTGGACGTCGACAGCGGGGAGTACGTCACCATCGTCGGCCCGAACGGGGCCGGCAAGTCGACGGTGATGAAGTCGGTGTTCGGCCTGACGACCTACATGGGCGGGTCGATCACGTTCGACGGCGAGGAGATCTCCGGGGAGAACCCCGAGGAGATCATCCACCACGGACTGGGCTACGTCCCGCAGAACGAGAACGTCTTCAGTTCGCTCACGGTTCGGGAGAACCTGGAGATGGGCGCGTACATCTTGGACGAGGTGCCACAGGACCGCCTGAACGAGGTGTTCGAGCGGTTCCCGATCCTGGAGGAGCGCCAACAGCAGAAGGCCGGCACCCTGTCGGGCGGCCAGCGTCAGATGCTGGCGATGGGCCGGGCGCTGATGCTCGATCCGAAACTGCTGATGCTGGACGAACCCTCGGCCGGGCTCGCGCCCGATCTGGTGGACGACATGTTCGACCGGATCGACGAGATCAACGAGTCGGGGACGGCGGTGTTGATGGTCGAGCAGAACGCGAAGGAGGCGCTCCGGCGCTGTGACCGTGGCTACGTGCTGGTGCAGGGCGGGAACCGGTACATGGACGACGGCGACGTGTTGCTCCACGACGAGGAAGTTCGCCAAGAGTTCCTCGGTGGGTGA
- a CDS encoding tRNA-dihydrouridine synthase, with translation MDTDRPLLALASLSGEADAAWARQADDLADLAFLGGLALDDESRAAARELVARDREEFLPEDPLAFADRQLSALADAPIQAGLNVRSATGEPIRKAAAVCADHDAVIEINAHCRQPELRAVGCGESLLADTDRLAEYVETAAATGATVSVKVRSEVPGVDLRETTRAVAESGVDAIHVDAMDSESVISEVATTAESLAETTEASGGGASAADGSATRPTVIANNEVRDRESVHEYLRYGADAVSVGRPSTDRRVLRRVREALVAWRGAQEESAGAVAEDAEVSP, from the coding sequence ATGGACACCGACCGCCCACTGCTCGCACTCGCCAGCCTCAGCGGGGAGGCGGACGCGGCGTGGGCGAGGCAGGCCGACGACCTCGCAGACCTCGCCTTTCTCGGCGGTCTCGCGCTGGACGACGAGAGCCGGGCGGCGGCCCGCGAGTTGGTCGCCCGCGACCGCGAGGAGTTCCTGCCCGAGGACCCACTCGCCTTTGCCGACCGCCAGTTGTCGGCACTCGCCGACGCGCCGATCCAGGCGGGACTGAACGTCCGGAGTGCGACCGGCGAGCCGATTCGGAAGGCCGCCGCCGTCTGTGCCGACCACGACGCAGTGATCGAGATCAACGCCCACTGTCGACAGCCGGAACTCCGGGCGGTCGGCTGTGGCGAATCGCTGTTGGCCGACACCGACCGCCTCGCCGAGTACGTCGAGACGGCCGCCGCGACCGGTGCGACCGTCTCCGTGAAGGTCCGGTCCGAGGTACCGGGTGTCGACCTGCGGGAGACGACCCGTGCCGTCGCCGAGAGTGGTGTCGACGCCATCCACGTTGACGCGATGGACTCCGAGTCGGTGATCAGCGAGGTGGCGACGACAGCCGAGTCGCTCGCCGAGACGACCGAAGCCTCGGGCGGCGGCGCGTCGGCCGCCGACGGTTCGGCGACCCGACCGACCGTGATCGCCAACAACGAGGTCCGGGACCGCGAGAGCGTCCACGAGTACCTGCGGTACGGCGCGGACGCGGTGAGCGTCGGTCGGCCCAGTACCGACCGCAGAGTCCTCCGGCGTGTCCGCGAGGCACTCGTCGCGTGGCGTGGTGCACAGGAGGAGTCTGCCGGTGCAGTCGCCGAGGACGCCGAGGTGTCGCCGTGA
- a CDS encoding GNAT family N-acetyltransferase, producing MEIEPPTMEETETVADLWVSLARGQRSHGSHLRSEANRGAITDAISRHLITGGLLVARDPDVVGFVMFGPEAGSYEQDVTRGIVHNLYVVAGRRDEGVGTALLEAAETRLAEDGADTVALEVMAGNDSARRFYERAGYRPHRVELEKRTESDNVTTEG from the coding sequence ATGGAGATCGAACCGCCGACGATGGAGGAGACCGAGACGGTCGCCGACCTCTGGGTGTCGCTCGCGCGAGGCCAGCGAAGCCACGGCTCACACCTCCGGAGTGAGGCGAACCGGGGGGCGATCACCGACGCCATCTCGCGACACCTCATCACCGGCGGCTTACTCGTCGCCCGCGACCCCGACGTCGTCGGGTTCGTGATGTTCGGTCCCGAAGCCGGGAGCTACGAACAGGACGTGACACGGGGTATCGTCCACAACCTCTACGTCGTCGCCGGACGGCGAGACGAGGGCGTCGGCACCGCCCTGTTGGAGGCGGCCGAGACGCGACTCGCCGAGGACGGCGCGGACACGGTCGCACTGGAGGTCATGGCGGGCAACGACTCGGCCCGGCGATTCTACGAGCGGGCGGGCTATCGCCCTCACCGCGTCGAGTTGGAGAAGCGGACCGAAAGCGACAACGTAACAACGGAGGGGTGA
- a CDS encoding TIGR04347 family pseudo-SAM/SPASM protein, whose protein sequence is MISLSKLLCDLDAEGDGLRYDAGDDAAVEQIREKKQQKPVVVWNLTKRCNLHCQHCYAGAEIESAPGELSTAEGRQLLDELADYGAPVVLFSGGEPMVRDDLLELIAHASDAGIRPVLSTNGTLITAENARRMKEAGLKYAGVSVDGLPERNDRFRGQEGAFDAAVRGIEHCLDAGLKTGLRYTITEANAADMEGVVDLLRDVGVDRFCFYHLDYGGRGNDIRDVDLSPADRREAVRRLCDLTREYHEAGEEIETLLVGNYCDAGFLVEYAREELGPAAADRIYRYLRVNGGDPAGERVADVDYQGNVHATQFWQGYSLGNVRDRPFGAIWDDESNPVLRDLRQREDLLTGRCADCRYRSICRGGSRLRALATEGDLFAPDPQCYLTPGERAGEGSPVAGVDDGSVGAD, encoded by the coding sequence ATGATCTCGCTCAGCAAACTGCTCTGTGATCTGGACGCGGAAGGCGACGGTCTCCGGTACGACGCCGGCGACGACGCCGCAGTCGAACAGATACGCGAGAAGAAGCAACAGAAACCGGTCGTCGTCTGGAACCTGACGAAGCGGTGTAACCTCCACTGTCAGCACTGCTACGCCGGCGCGGAGATCGAGAGCGCGCCCGGCGAACTCTCGACGGCCGAGGGGAGACAGCTCCTGGACGAACTCGCCGACTACGGCGCGCCGGTCGTCCTCTTCTCCGGCGGGGAACCGATGGTCCGCGACGACCTGCTCGAACTGATCGCCCACGCCAGCGACGCCGGCATCCGGCCCGTACTCTCGACGAACGGGACGCTCATCACCGCCGAGAACGCCCGCCGGATGAAGGAGGCGGGACTCAAGTACGCCGGCGTCTCGGTCGACGGCCTGCCGGAGCGCAACGACCGATTCCGGGGCCAGGAGGGGGCCTTCGACGCCGCCGTCCGGGGCATCGAACACTGTCTCGACGCCGGCCTGAAGACCGGTCTGCGCTACACCATCACCGAGGCGAACGCCGCCGACATGGAGGGCGTCGTGGACCTCCTGCGTGACGTGGGCGTCGACCGCTTCTGCTTCTACCACCTCGACTACGGCGGGCGCGGCAACGACATCCGCGACGTCGACCTCTCGCCGGCCGACCGCCGCGAGGCGGTCCGCCGCCTCTGCGACCTCACGCGGGAGTACCACGAGGCGGGCGAGGAGATCGAGACCCTGCTCGTCGGCAACTACTGTGACGCCGGCTTCCTCGTGGAGTACGCCCGCGAGGAACTCGGCCCAGCCGCCGCCGACCGCATCTACCGCTACCTCCGTGTGAACGGCGGCGACCCGGCCGGGGAGCGCGTCGCGGACGTCGACTACCAGGGGAACGTCCACGCGACCCAGTTCTGGCAAGGGTACAGCCTCGGCAACGTCCGGGACCGGCCCTTCGGAGCCATCTGGGACGACGAGTCGAACCCGGTGCTCCGGGACCTCCGCCAGCGCGAGGACCTGCTGACGGGCCGGTGTGCAGACTGTCGGTACCGCTCCATCTGTCGCGGTGGCTCGCGACTCCGGGCGCTCGCCACCGAGGGGGACCTCTTCGCCCCCGACCCGCAGTGTTACCTCACGCCCGGAGAGCGCGCCGGCGAGGGGTCGCCGGTGGCCGGTGTCGACGACGGCTCGGTCGGCGCGGACTGA
- a CDS encoding Hsp20/alpha crystallin family protein translates to MARRANPFEDLEELFDRMRRQFEEATGSMDEVSVESLRSGMRIDVEDTGESFVVTADLPGFEKEDIDVRLSDQRLRISAEHAEETTEEGETEDDGRFVRQERHRSSMERVVRLPEPVDEGSVSAKFRNGVLTVTLAKTEPVETGRDIEIE, encoded by the coding sequence ATGGCCCGACGAGCCAACCCCTTCGAGGATCTGGAGGAACTGTTCGACCGAATGCGCCGCCAGTTCGAGGAGGCGACGGGATCGATGGACGAGGTGAGCGTCGAGTCGCTGCGCTCGGGGATGCGGATCGACGTGGAGGACACCGGCGAGTCGTTCGTCGTCACGGCCGACCTGCCGGGGTTCGAGAAGGAGGACATCGACGTACGCCTCTCGGACCAGCGACTCCGCATCTCGGCGGAGCACGCAGAGGAGACGACCGAGGAGGGTGAGACCGAGGACGACGGTCGGTTCGTCCGGCAGGAGCGGCACCGCAGTTCGATGGAGCGCGTCGTTCGGCTTCCGGAACCGGTGGACGAGGGGTCGGTGTCCGCGAAGTTCCGGAACGGCGTGTTGACCGTGACGCTGGCGAAGACGGAACCGGTGGAGACCGGGCGGGACATCGAAATCGAGTGA
- a CDS encoding triphosphoribosyl-dephospho-CoA synthase produces the protein MTPTEHAQLALLLEVAGTPKPGNVDRHRDLADLRFEHFLAGSVGAGEGLRLAESGAPVGEAFETAVAGMSQQEGGNTQFGCLLLLVPLVKADCETDLSPAGVESVVESTTVADAAGFYRAFEHVDVAVDDPPENAPDLDVRRGADAVPTLESRGLTLADVMESSADRDTNAREWVDGFPRTFETAESILADEGPILDRAARAFLDLLADEPDTLVATQHGEEVAREASARAAEVGHDLDAAEELAETFVAEGINPGTTADQTASALYVALRRGVPL, from the coding sequence GTGACGCCCACCGAGCACGCGCAACTCGCGCTCCTGCTGGAGGTCGCCGGGACGCCGAAACCGGGTAACGTGGACCGGCACCGCGACCTCGCCGACCTGCGATTCGAGCACTTCCTCGCCGGTAGTGTCGGTGCAGGCGAGGGTCTGCGACTGGCCGAGTCGGGCGCGCCGGTCGGCGAGGCCTTCGAGACCGCCGTCGCCGGGATGAGCCAGCAGGAGGGTGGCAACACCCAGTTCGGCTGTCTGCTGTTGCTCGTCCCCCTCGTCAAAGCCGACTGCGAGACCGACCTGTCGCCGGCCGGCGTCGAGTCGGTCGTCGAGTCCACCACCGTCGCCGACGCCGCGGGCTTCTACCGGGCCTTCGAGCACGTCGACGTGGCGGTGGACGACCCACCCGAGAACGCGCCGGATCTCGACGTACGCCGGGGTGCCGACGCGGTGCCGACGCTCGAATCGCGCGGGCTGACGCTCGCGGACGTGATGGAGTCGAGTGCCGACCGGGACACGAACGCCCGCGAGTGGGTCGATGGGTTCCCGCGCACCTTCGAGACCGCCGAGTCCATCCTCGCCGACGAGGGGCCGATTCTCGACCGGGCGGCGCGGGCGTTTCTCGATCTGCTCGCCGACGAACCGGACACGCTGGTCGCCACACAGCACGGCGAGGAGGTCGCGCGGGAGGCGTCGGCGCGGGCGGCCGAAGTCGGACACGACCTCGACGCCGCCGAGGAGTTGGCCGAGACGTTCGTCGCCGAGGGGATCAACCCCGGCACCACCGCCGACCAGACCGCGAGCGCGCTGTACGTCGCGCTCCGCCGGGGGGTGCCGCTGTGA
- a CDS encoding ABC transporter ATP-binding protein has protein sequence MSDAVTDPETDARDEPPVESADAEAASETTGAPDTPLRVENLRKEFGGITAVDGATFAVERGSLTGLIGPNGAGKSTTFNCITGVHDPTAGNVYFEGEDITGLRPDQIANEGLVRTFQIARELEEMTVLENMMLAPRGQLGESLYRSVTPGLRSGVREQEEELRERVWETLELFEIDHLAEEEAGNLSGGQRKLLEMARVLMTDPEMVLLDEPLAGVNPSLEKKLLERVHELRDEGYTFLLVEHDMDVIMNNCEHIIVMHQGQVLAEGDASDIRSNDQVIEAYLGENV, from the coding sequence ATGAGTGACGCCGTGACCGATCCGGAGACCGACGCCCGCGACGAACCGCCGGTGGAGTCGGCCGACGCGGAGGCGGCCTCCGAGACGACCGGGGCACCGGACACGCCGCTACGCGTCGAGAACCTGCGGAAGGAGTTCGGCGGTATCACCGCAGTCGACGGCGCGACGTTCGCGGTCGAGCGCGGGTCGCTGACCGGGCTGATCGGGCCGAACGGGGCCGGGAAGTCCACGACGTTCAACTGTATCACGGGCGTCCACGACCCGACGGCCGGCAACGTCTACTTCGAGGGCGAGGACATCACGGGACTGCGGCCGGACCAGATCGCCAACGAGGGGCTGGTGCGGACGTTCCAGATCGCCCGCGAACTGGAGGAGATGACCGTGCTGGAGAACATGATGCTCGCGCCGCGCGGGCAACTCGGCGAGTCGCTGTACCGGTCGGTGACGCCGGGACTGCGCAGTGGGGTCCGCGAGCAGGAGGAAGAACTCCGCGAACGTGTCTGGGAGACCCTCGAACTGTTCGAGATCGACCACCTCGCGGAGGAGGAAGCGGGCAACCTCTCCGGCGGGCAGCGGAAACTGCTGGAGATGGCCCGCGTGCTGATGACGGACCCGGAGATGGTCCTGCTGGACGAACCGCTGGCGGGCGTGAACCCGTCGCTGGAGAAGAAACTGCTGGAACGGGTCCACGAACTCCGCGACGAGGGGTACACGTTCCTGCTGGTGGAACACGACATGGACGTGATCATGAACAACTGCGAACACATCATCGTCATGCACCAGGGACAGGTGCTGGCGGAGGGCGACGCGAGCGACATCCGGAGCAACGACCAGGTGATCGAGGCCTACCTCGGTGAGAACGTATGA
- a CDS encoding 30S ribosomal protein S17e gives MAIKPKYVKQLGTILLERYPQAFNTDFETNKESVAKLTNVESKSVRNRIAGYVTRKKAGGKPSA, from the coding sequence ATGGCTATCAAACCCAAGTACGTCAAACAGCTGGGGACGATCCTGTTGGAGCGCTACCCGCAGGCGTTCAACACGGACTTCGAGACGAACAAAGAGAGCGTCGCGAAGCTGACCAACGTGGAGTCGAAGTCGGTCCGTAACCGGATCGCCGGCTACGTCACCCGGAAGAAGGCCGGCGGCAAGCCGAGCGCGTAA
- a CDS encoding Htur_1727 family rSAM-partnered candidate RiPP: MSSERPREAAAASERRRVAEPRADETREWEVFVRETPEEPLRHAGSVTAPNADVAHEAADTLFERTADTIWCAPTDAVARFTTRELDSEYAEESVGENRDADATPTHEASATERRDGADDAEGDEEGPA; this comes from the coding sequence GTCCGAGCGTCGGCGCGTCGCCGAACCCCGCGCAGACGAGACCCGAGAGTGGGAGGTGTTCGTCCGGGAGACCCCCGAGGAACCGCTCCGCCACGCCGGGAGCGTCACCGCCCCGAACGCCGACGTCGCCCACGAGGCCGCCGACACGCTGTTCGAGCGCACCGCCGACACGATCTGGTGTGCGCCGACGGACGCGGTGGCCCGGTTCACGACCCGCGAGTTGGACAGCGAGTACGCCGAGGAGTCGGTCGGCGAGAACCGAGACGCCGACGCGACGCCGACACACGAGGCGTCGGCGACGGAGCGGCGCGACGGAGCCGACGACGCCGAGGGTGACGAGGAGGGGCCAGCATGA